The genomic stretch GTTCCAATGCAGTATTTGTCGTCGAAACCCTCTGTTGCCTCCACAATGTCTTCAAACACAGCATTTCCATTataattccatattgaaaatggattTCCAGTGCTCCTCTCAAGAACTCCTTTCtctatattttttcttctttggtAATAAATGGAAGAAATGCCAAAGATTGCAAATAACAGAAACAGCGCCACCAAGAGAGGAAGAATAATGAGGACCACAACTCTATGGCCTTGCTTCACATCACCATGACTGATTGAAGAGGTATTGCAAGGTCTCAAACCTTGCACTTCACCACATAAGCCCTTATTATTTATGAATGCCTCTGCAGGAGCCTTTTGAAAGCTTTTGCTTTTGGGAAGCGGACCTTCCAAagcattgtatgaaaaatcaatggattgCAAGCTGACCATCTCTTGAAAAGAAGGCGGAATGGAGCCTGACAACATGTTGTGGGAGAGATTTAACTTTTCCAGCCTAACCAATTTTGTGAGTTGTGGAGATATCTCTCtattgagggagttatgacttagATCTAGTAAGCCCTGTAGGTATACTAGGTTACCGATCTGAAAAGGAATGCTTCCATTCAAAATGTTTTGGCTCAATTTGAGATACTGGAGTTTAGAGCAATCCCCTAATTGAGGTGGTATTGGACCACTTAGGTGATTCATTGACAAGTCAGGAACCTCCAAATTGGATAGGTTTCCAATCTCTTGGGGTAACTGACCAGAAAGCTGGTTATCATTTAAAGTCAAGTTGAACAAAGAAGTCAGCCTCCCAAATTCCTTTGGAATCTCTCCTACTAGATGGTTTGAAAAAAGACCAAGCACACCTAGCTGTGTCAACTGCCCAATCTCTTGAGGAATTCTACCGGTGATCATGTTCCCGGAGAGTTGTAGCATTGTCAAGTTTTGGCATCTTCCCCAATTCGGTGAGAGTTCACCAAACAACATGTTGTCGCTGACATCCATGAATGTGAGATGCGGGTATACACCAAAGGCTTCCGATATATTTGCAGCAAGCCGGTTTCCATTGAGTCGTACTCTTGTTAAGCTAGTGCAATTTCTGAAGCTTTTTGGGATCTCACCAGTGAAATGGTTGTCAAATGCAGTGAAGACTTGAAGAGATCTGCCTTGGCATAACTGAGGTAAATAGCCAGAGAAGTTGTTGCCACCCAAGTAGAGTTTAGAAAgatttgtcatgtttgtcatTTCTTGAGGCAAGGAACCAGATAATTGGCAGTCAAAAAGGGACAAAAAAGTAAGCTTGgtcaagttccctaaagtggaagggatagaacctgttagaatgTTATTGGACAGAACAAGATTGTtgagattcattaaattcccaaattgtggaggaattgaaccagaaatttgattttgaaagaggaagaggactgtcagctttgtcaagttccctaaagtggaagggatagaacctgttagagtGTTATTGGACAGATCAAGATTTTCgagattcattaaattcccaaattgtggaggaattgaaccagaaatttggtTGCTGTAGAGATACAAAattgtaaggtttctcaaattacccaaagcaggagGGATCCAACCAGTCAGATTGTTTTGGTACAACGTCAgctcaaccaaattcttgagattcccTAATTCTGCAGGAATTGTGCCTGAAAACTGATTTTTGAATAAATACAAAATTGTGAGCATGGacaaattacccaaagcaggagGGATCGAACCACTTAGACTGTTATTATGCAATGTTAGCTTATTTAGATTCATTAAATTCCCGAGTTCTGTTGGAACTGAACCAGAAATATGATTTTGAAAGAGGTAGAGGACTGTCAACCTtgtcaagttccctaaagtggaagggatagaacctgttagaatgTTATCAGACAGATCAAGATTGTtgagattcattaaattcccaaattgtggaggaattgaaccagaaatttgattttgaaagaggaagaggacTGTGAGCTTtgtcaagttccctaaagtggaagggatagaacctgttagagtGTTATTGGACAGATCAAGATTGTCgagattcattaaattcccaaattgtggtggaattgaaccagaaatttgattgctgtagAGGAACAAcagtgtaaggtttctcaaattacccaaAGTAGGAGGGATgggaccagtcagattgtttcGGTACAATGAAATcccaaccaaattcttgagattcccTAATTCTGCAGGAATTGTGCCTGAAATCTGATTTTCGTATAAAGACAAACGTGTGAGCATGGacaagttccctaaagtggaagggatgtaACCATCTAGATGGTTAATGGACAAGACTAGCTCATTCAAATTCACCAGATTCCCTATTTCCACAGGTAttgatccatttattttatttcccCTGAGATAcaagatttggagatttgtaaGCAGCCTGATTTCAGATGGAATGTTTCCAGTGAGTTGATTGTATTGGAGCCGAAGGGAGATGAGTTTGGTCCAATTGGTGAAGAAAATTGGAGCTAGTTCGCCTCTAATTTCATTAGATGAGATGTCTAACTCTGAAATGCGGCTAAGATTAGCCATTGAAAGTGGTAAAATGCCAGAAAGATTATTTGCAGACAGATCGAGGGACATGAGTTTGTAAAGAGTGCCAATATGGGCTGGGATGGTTCCGGTGAGAGTGTTGCCACTGAGATTGAGATGAACGAGGTTTGGAAATGACAGGAAGCTCAAGTGGTCGAGCTTACCTTGCAAGCCTGCACTCGGTAAGCTTATCTCTGTTACACTTCCAAGGCTGTTGCATGAGATCCCAGTCCATTTGCATGGAGAGATTCCGTTGGTGCTGCCATTAGCAGCAGGAAGCGACCATGAATGGAGAGCTTGTGCTGGTGAGAGGC from Magnolia sinica isolate HGM2019 chromosome 17, MsV1, whole genome shotgun sequence encodes the following:
- the LOC131231562 gene encoding MDIS1-interacting receptor like kinase 2-like isoform X2 gives rise to the protein MNLDNLDLSNNTLTGSIPSTLGNLTKLTVLFLFQNQISGSIPPQFGNLMNLNNLDLSDNILTGSIPSTLGNLTRLTVLYLFQNHISGSVPTELGNLMNLNKLTLHNNSLSGSIPPALGNLSMLTILYLFKNQFSGTIPAELGNLKNLVELTLYQNNLTGWIPPALGNLRNLTILYLYSNQISGSIPPQFGNLMNLENLDLSNNTLTGSIPSTLGNLTKLTFLSLFDCQLSGSLPQEMTNMTNLSKLYLGGNNFSGYLPQLCQGRSLQVFTAFDNHFTGEIPKSFRNCTSLTRVRLNGNRLAANISEAFGVYPHLTFMDVSDNMLFGELSPNWGRCQNLTMLQLSGNMITGRIPQEIGQLTQLGVLGLFSNHLVGEIPKEFGRLTSLFNLTLNDNQLSGQLPQEIGNLSNLEVPDLSMNHLSGPIPPQLGDCSKLQYLKLSQNILNGSIPFQIGNLVYLQGLLDLSHNSLNREISPQLTKLVRLEKLNLSHNMLSGSIPPSFQEMVSLQSIDFSYNALEGPLPKSKSFQKAPAEAFINNKGLCGEVQGLRPCNTSSISHGDVKQGHRVVVLIILPLLVALFLLFAIFGISSIYYQRRKNIEKGVLERSTGNPFSIWNYNGNAVFEDIVEATEGFDDKYCIGTGGYGKVYRANLPMGQVLAVKKLCQLEGGDQSNQRSFRNEIRALTEIRHRNIVKLYGFCSHVRCSFLVYEYMEKGSLASILSNDERAAQLDWTLRVKVIKGVAHALSYMHHDCTLPIVHRDLSSNNVLLNSELEASVSDFGTARLLIPDSSNWTTLAGTYGYIAPELAYTMRVTEKCDVYSFGVVALEVMMGRHPGELISSLSSPNRDDTLLKDMLDQRLSDPTTEVAQKVVFAVSMAMACIRPDPNSRPTMHHVAQELSVGGPSFSLESFHALTLCQLFDLKV
- the LOC131231562 gene encoding MDIS1-interacting receptor like kinase 2-like isoform X1, with protein sequence MAIHKSLSLSFLLFFLPFLSSHATSSFATAGLPETDALLKWKASLSPAQALHSWSLPAANGSTNGISPCKWTGISCNSLGSVTEISLPSAGLQGKLDHLSFLSFPNLVHLNLSGNTLTGTIPAHIGTLYKLMSLDLSANNLSGILPLSMANLSRISELDISSNEIRGELAPIFFTNWTKLISLRLQYNQLTGNIPSEIRLLTNLQILYLRGNKINGSIPVEIGNLVNLNELVLSINHLDGYIPSTLGNLSMLTRLSLYENQISGTIPAELGNLKNLVGISLYRNNLTGPIPPTLGNLTKLTFLSLFDCQLSGSLPQEMTNMTNLSKLYLGGNNFSGYLPQLCQGRSLQVFTAFDNHFTGEIPKSFRNCTSLTRVRLNGNRLAANISEAFGVYPHLTFMDVSDNMLFGELSPNWGRCQNLTMLQLSGNMITGRIPQEIGQLTQLGVLGLFSNHLVGEIPKEFGRLTSLFNLTLNDNQLSGQLPQEIGNLSNLEVPDLSMNHLSGPIPPQLGDCSKLQYLKLSQNILNGSIPFQIGNLVYLQGLLDLSHNSLNREISPQLTKLVRLEKLNLSHNMLSGSIPPSFQEMVSLQSIDFSYNALEGPLPKSKSFQKAPAEAFINNKGLCGEVQGLRPCNTSSISHGDVKQGHRVVVLIILPLLVALFLLFAIFGISSIYYQRRKNIEKGVLERSTGNPFSIWNYNGNAVFEDIVEATEGFDDKYCIGTGGYGKVYRANLPMGQVLAVKKLCQLEGGDQSNQRSFRNEIRALTEIRHRNIVKLYGFCSHVRCSFLVYEYMEKGSLASILSNDERAAQLDWTLRVKVIKGVAHALSYMHHDCTLPIVHRDLSSNNVLLNSELEASVSDFGTARLLIPDSSNWTTLAGTYGYIAPELAYTMRVTEKCDVYSFGVVALEVMMGRHPGELISSLSSPNRDDTLLKDMLDQRLSDPTTEVAQKVVFAVSMAMACIRPDPNSRPTMHHVAQELSVGGPSFSLESFHALTLCQLFDLKV